One stretch of Pomacea canaliculata isolate SZHN2017 linkage group LG1, ASM307304v1, whole genome shotgun sequence DNA includes these proteins:
- the LOC112567572 gene encoding LOW QUALITY PROTEIN: nodal-like (The sequence of the model RefSeq protein was modified relative to this genomic sequence to represent the inferred CDS: deleted 1 base in 1 codon) produces the protein MLNQSRNSFSGIKHWSLWRLLLLQLCTSSFLLELSSTPVLAVTLPVAMSPLHPKHLLTVVHDADTLGAEVPDSVSASGSQARDEKLGPSGHSTSSQDGPSSVIHEDVRHHFFKNGRLGSDYRKASTIFMMRLFNDLLNGLPVDVRKETKPESLEGGAEEVVNLKVTDTIRSFSAGDVQLNEQKRSFVTYFVPFLPLNERLRSAEVRFLRHPSAHRRKKQFKLIVNVLRNGQRVEKVVLKELAVTQRDFDVFNISKVLDSWINKYHGNISLQVKIPRKLENMIRLRDSSLRSTSLVALYLEDRDFLKNVYESYTTDDEHNRQRCRRDIDIGLNETSARRKRNSKRRRNLRNRGKNRRWYRLPKHAKCQMFDFKVDFDFIGWGQWIIHPKHFNAKFCYGECPSPVDAKYKPTNHAMLQTLMRQKKPRLAPPTCCVPIKLKPLSMLYFEYDEIVVRHHENMIVDECGCR, from the exons ATGCTTAACCAGAGCAGAAACAGTTTCTCAGGCATCAAGCACTGGTCATTGTGGAGGTTGTTACTGCTGCAGCTGTGCacatcttcatttcttttgGAATTGTCCTCAACACCGGTGCTGGCCGTCACCTTGCCCGTTGCCATGTCCCCTCTGCACCCAAAACATCTCCTTACGGTAGTCCACGACGCCGACACACTTGGGGCTGAAGTCCCAGATTCAGTCTCCGCTTCAGGTTCCCAGGCACGAGATGAGAAGCTCGGTCCATCCGGACACTCAACCTCTTCCCAAGATGGGCCGAGCTCAGTTATCCACGAAGACGTGAGGCACCACTTCTTCAAAAATGGTCGACTGGGTTCGGACTACCGGAAGGCCTCCACTATATTTATGATGAGGCTTTTCAACGACCTTCTGAACGGGCTTCCCGTCGATGTGAGAAAGGAAACTAAACCCGAGAGTTTGGAAGGAGGAGCTGAGGAAGTAGTGAACTTAAAGGTGACTGACACCATTCGGAGTTTTTCCGCTGGAG aTGTTCAGCTGAATGAACAGAAAAGATCCTTCGTCACCTACTTCGTGCCATTCCTGCCCCTCAACGAGCGCCTTCGATCAGCAGAGGTCCGATTCTTACGTCATCCATCCGCTCACAGGCGGAAGAAACAATTTAAGCTGATAGTGAACGTGCTGCGCAATGGACAGCGAGTGGAGAAGGTCGTGCTTAAAGAGCTGGCGGTCACCCAGCGAGATTTTGACGTGTTTAACATCAGCAAGGTTTTAGATTCGTGGATAAACAAGTACCACGGAAATATATCCCTTCAAGTGAAAATCCCCCGCAAGTTGGAAAACATGATCCGTCTCCGTGACAGTTCCCTGAGGTCGACGTCCTTGGTGGCACTGTACTTAGAGGACCGCGATTTCTTGAAGAACGTGTATGAGAGCTACACGACAGACGACGAGCACAACCGGCAGCGATGTCGC AGAGACATCGACATAGGCCTCAACGAAACCAGCGCTCGTAGAAAGCGAAACTCGAAACGAAGGCGCAACCTGAGAAACCGGGGAAAGAACAGAAGATGGTACCGTCTACCCAAGCACGCCAAGTGTCAGATGTTCGACTTCAAAGTTGACTTTGACTTCATCGGCTGGGGTCAGTGGATCATTCATCCAAAGCACTTCAATGCGAAGTTCTGCTATGGAGAATGCCCTTCACCGGTGGACGCCAAATACAAGCCCACCAACCACGCCATGCTGCAGACGCTGATGCGGCAGAAAAAGCCGCGCTTGGCACCTCCCACGTGCTGCGTGCCCATAAAACTTAAACCGCTAAGCATGCTGTACTTTGAGTATGATGAAATAGTTGTCCGTCATCACGAAAATATGATTGTCGATGAGTGTGGGTGCAGATGA
- the LOC112553477 gene encoding uncharacterized protein LOC112553477, producing the protein MTTMANSSVPEGVYFELSPTIVWSVRIVNAAVTVLVLITFILCVVKGNDNSSYYLLACNTLISTFVGIVINWWYRRGDLGSELFWYILVVGFVLAFQCITADIFIYKVTTPEPTPAPVTNSTRIYTWASFRPNNSLVQIAEHVLSNSYTPVP; encoded by the exons ATGACAACAATGGCAAACTCCTCCGTTCCAGAAGGTGTTTACTTCGAATTATCTCCGACGATA GTATGGAGTGTTCGCATTGTTAATGCAGCTGTAACGGTGCTAGTATTG ATCACATTTATATTGTGTGTTGTCAAAGGCAATGACAATTCATCCTACTATCTGCTTGCTTGCAACACTCTTA tcaGTACCTTTGTTGGAATAGTCATC AACTGGTGGTATCGGAGAGGAGATCTG ggAAGTGAGTTGTTCTGGTACATACTGGTGGTTGGATTTGTGCTGGCATTCCAGTGCATTACTGCTGATATTTTCATCTACAAAGTCACAACTCCAGAACCAACAccagcacctgtcaccaattcCACAAGAATATATACATGGGCATCATTTCGACCTAATAATTCCCTTGTCCAGATTGCTGAGCATGTTTTATCTAACTCTTACACCCCAGTCCCATGA
- the LOC112553487 gene encoding uncharacterized protein LOC112553487, with protein sequence MSAENQPILSGNGKPVSSTETSPVSSGSALFHDSSQSPSARLCQLLFVALVVLMVVISVVLSIYRGVVVNENGFMYFLLGLGLIGFAVLEIIMIMFVRRGDLPKGKTWFLYIVGGAVILQSIFTNVVLFE encoded by the exons ATGTCTGCAGAAAACCAACCAATTTTGTCTGGAAATGGAAAGCCAGTTTCAAGTACAGAAACAAGTCCTGTGTCCAGTGGCAGTGCTCTATTTCATGATAGTTCCCAATCACCAAGTGCT AGACTGTGTCAGCTTCTGTTTGTTGCCCTGGTTGTGCTTATGGTAGTG ATTTCAGTTGTGCTGAGCATATATCGTGGAGTTGTAGTCAATGAGAATGGTTTCATGTATTTCCTGCTTGGCCTTGGTCTTATTGGTTTTGCAGTTCTGGAGATAATCATG ATAATGTTTGTCAGGCGTGGAGACCTTCCCAAAGGGAAGACATGGTTTCTGTACATTGTTGGAGGAGCAGTCATTCTGCAATcaatttttacaaatgttgtATTGTTTGAATAG